A stretch of the Streptomyces sp. NBC_00078 genome encodes the following:
- a CDS encoding amino acid permease → MNSTLFRTKNIEQSIKDTEEPEHSLRKSLSALDLTVFGVGVIIGTGIFVLTGTAAKNTAGPAVSLSFVVAGVVCALAALCYAEFASTVPVAGSAYTFSYASLGELPAWIIGWDLVLELALGTAVVAVGWSGYIHSLLDNAGWDLPASLSGRDGASGFGFDILAALLVLVLTAILVVGMKLSARVTSVVVAIKVAVVLVVIIAGAFFVKGSNYDPFVPKAHAVEAGGDLKAPLIQLMFGWAPSNFGVMGIFTAASVVFFAFIGFDVVATAAEETRNPQRDVPRGIIGSLIICTALYVAVSIVVTGMQKYSRLSVDAPLADAFKATGHPWFAGLISFGAAVGLTTVCMILLLGQSRVFFAMSRDGLLPRFFSHTHPKFRTPYRPTILLGVIIAIVAGFTSLSELAELVNIGTLFAFIIVAISVIILRRSRPDLERSFRTPWVPALPIVSVLASLWLMLNLPAETWLRFGIWMVIGFVVYFFYGRTHSRLARSQEAPRPQER, encoded by the coding sequence GTGAACAGCACGCTGTTCAGGACGAAGAACATCGAGCAGTCCATCAAGGACACCGAGGAGCCGGAGCATTCGCTCAGGAAGTCCCTGTCCGCCCTCGACCTGACGGTCTTCGGCGTGGGTGTCATCATCGGGACCGGCATCTTCGTCCTCACCGGCACGGCCGCCAAGAACACCGCGGGCCCCGCCGTGTCCCTGTCCTTCGTCGTGGCAGGCGTGGTCTGCGCGCTCGCCGCGCTGTGCTACGCCGAGTTCGCCTCCACGGTCCCGGTCGCGGGCTCCGCGTACACGTTCTCGTACGCGTCGCTCGGCGAGCTGCCCGCCTGGATCATCGGCTGGGACCTGGTCCTGGAGCTGGCTCTCGGCACCGCGGTGGTCGCCGTCGGCTGGTCCGGCTACATCCACTCGCTGCTGGACAACGCGGGCTGGGATCTGCCCGCGTCGCTCAGTGGCCGGGACGGCGCCTCCGGTTTCGGCTTCGACATCCTCGCGGCGCTGCTCGTGCTGGTGCTGACCGCCATCCTCGTCGTCGGCATGAAGCTCTCCGCCCGGGTCACCTCGGTCGTCGTCGCCATCAAGGTGGCCGTCGTCCTGGTCGTCATCATTGCGGGCGCCTTCTTCGTCAAGGGCAGCAACTACGACCCGTTCGTGCCCAAGGCGCACGCCGTGGAGGCGGGCGGCGACCTCAAGGCCCCCCTGATCCAGCTGATGTTCGGCTGGGCGCCCTCGAACTTCGGCGTCATGGGCATCTTCACCGCCGCGTCCGTCGTCTTCTTCGCCTTCATCGGCTTCGACGTGGTGGCCACCGCCGCCGAGGAGACCCGCAACCCGCAGCGGGACGTGCCGCGCGGCATCATCGGCTCCCTGATCATCTGCACCGCGCTGTACGTGGCCGTGTCGATCGTCGTGACGGGCATGCAGAAGTACAGCAGGCTGTCCGTGGACGCCCCGCTCGCCGACGCGTTCAAGGCGACCGGCCACCCCTGGTTCGCGGGCCTGATCAGCTTCGGCGCCGCCGTCGGCCTGACCACGGTGTGCATGATCCTGCTGCTCGGCCAGTCCCGGGTGTTCTTCGCGATGAGCCGCGACGGACTGCTGCCCCGGTTCTTCTCGCACACCCACCCGAAATTCCGCACCCCGTACCGGCCCACGATCCTGCTCGGTGTCATCATCGCGATCGTGGCCGGTTTCACCAGCCTCAGCGAACTCGCCGAACTGGTGAACATCGGCACGCTCTTCGCCTTCATCATCGTCGCGATCAGCGTCATCATCCTGCGCCGGAGCCGCCCCGACCTGGAGCGCTCCTTCCGCACCCCATGGGTTCCGGCCCTGCCGATCGTGTCGGTGCTGGCCTCCCTGTGGCTGATGCTGAACCTGCCCGCCGAGACCTGGCTGCGGTTCGGCATCTGGATGGTCATCGGCTTCGTCGTGTACTTCTTCTACGGCCGCACCCACAGCCGCCTCGCACGGTCACAGGAAGCGCCCCGACCGCAGGAGCGATAG
- a CDS encoding NTP pyrophosphohydrolase, whose amino-acid sequence MDESSPLLVIVDAANVVGSVPDGWWRDRRGAAERLRDRLAADGLPGHSGPVEIVLVVEGAARGVETVPGVHVESAPGSGDDHMVGLVADAGERPVLVVTADRELRRRVQDLGADVTGPRTVRPA is encoded by the coding sequence ATGGATGAGAGTTCCCCCCTGCTCGTGATCGTCGACGCCGCGAACGTCGTCGGGTCGGTCCCCGACGGCTGGTGGCGCGACCGACGGGGCGCCGCGGAACGCCTCCGCGACCGGCTGGCCGCCGACGGCCTGCCGGGTCACTCGGGCCCCGTGGAGATCGTGCTGGTGGTGGAGGGGGCCGCGCGCGGGGTGGAGACGGTCCCCGGCGTACACGTCGAGTCGGCGCCGGGCAGCGGGGACGACCACATGGTCGGCCTGGTGGCGGACGCGGGCGAGCGACCCGTACTGGTGGTGACGGCGGACCGGGAACTGCGACGGCGCGTGCAGGACCTGGGCGCGGACGTGACGGGCCCACGGACCGTCAGGCCGGCCTAG
- a CDS encoding NAD(P)-dependent oxidoreductase: protein MTDQLTVSVLGTGIMGAAMARNLARAGHSVRAWNRTRAKAEPLAADGAHVAASPAEAVEGADVVLTILYDGPAALDVMREAAPALRPGAAWVQSTTAGIERVGELAAFAREHGLVFYDAPVLGTRQPAEAGLLTVLAAGPVEGRGAVEPVFDAVGARTLWTGEDGAQGSATRLKLVANSWVIAATAATGEVLALAQALGVDPHDFFDLIAEGPLDMGYLRAKAELVLEDRLTPAQFAVTTAAKDARLIVEAGQNNGVRLDVAAASAERMERAAAQGHADEDMVAAYFASFDEKRAG, encoded by the coding sequence ATGACCGATCAACTCACCGTGAGCGTCCTCGGAACGGGCATCATGGGCGCCGCGATGGCCCGTAACCTCGCCCGCGCCGGACACTCCGTCCGGGCCTGGAACCGCACCCGGGCCAAGGCCGAGCCGCTCGCCGCCGACGGCGCCCATGTCGCCGCCTCCCCCGCCGAGGCGGTCGAGGGCGCCGACGTCGTCCTGACCATCCTCTACGACGGTCCGGCCGCCCTGGACGTCATGCGCGAGGCGGCGCCCGCCCTGCGGCCCGGCGCCGCCTGGGTGCAGTCGACCACCGCCGGCATCGAGCGGGTCGGCGAGCTGGCCGCCTTCGCCCGCGAGCACGGACTGGTCTTCTACGACGCCCCCGTGCTCGGCACCCGCCAGCCCGCGGAGGCCGGCCTGCTGACCGTGCTGGCCGCCGGGCCCGTCGAGGGCCGCGGGGCGGTCGAGCCGGTGTTCGACGCGGTCGGCGCCCGGACGCTGTGGACCGGCGAGGACGGGGCGCAGGGCAGCGCGACCCGTCTGAAGCTGGTGGCCAACAGCTGGGTCATCGCCGCGACCGCGGCCACCGGCGAGGTCCTGGCCCTGGCGCAGGCACTCGGCGTCGACCCGCACGACTTCTTCGACCTCATCGCCGAGGGCCCGCTCGACATGGGCTATCTCAGGGCCAAGGCAGAACTGGTTCTGGAAGACCGGCTCACTCCGGCCCAGTTCGCGGTGACCACGGCCGCGAAGGACGCCCGCCTCATCGTCGAGGCGGGACAGAACAACGGGGTCCGCCTGGACGTCGCCGCGGCAAGCGCCGAGCGCATGGAGCGGGCCGCCGCACAGGGCCATGCCGACGAGGACATGGTCGCGGCGTACTTCGCGAGCTTCGACGAGAAGCGGGCCGGCTGA
- a CDS encoding cellulose binding domain-containing protein produces MFLLVAVVAAGATALYPIWKRANLDPPELTLRYRTATPATAAAAEPSLEIFNESKKPLPLSEVTLRYYFTADDGSYAFNCVQAAFGCSGLAGSVVELDRPTETADHYLEIRFTDGAGTLRPGANSKGIDLQLYRVDHKKLDQSDDRSFDAGKKTYQESKTVTAYKRGVLAWGEQPDGSTPDDDARNAPGADPVPDVPSGVLFDNFHYTGAKDPALFKHGWLVRTSDGGPGIEDTWSADGVTFPAQKDALGDGQVLNLRASTDGTKAGTTQASVGTSGREFRSGTYAARIHFSDDPASGRTGDHVNQTFYTIGGKGSTYSELDNEYMPNGGWGRLGPKLDNVTWHTVEDRV; encoded by the coding sequence TTGTTCCTTCTCGTTGCCGTTGTGGCGGCGGGCGCCACGGCGCTGTATCCGATCTGGAAGAGGGCGAACCTGGACCCGCCCGAGCTCACCCTCCGGTACCGGACGGCGACCCCCGCTACCGCCGCGGCGGCCGAGCCCTCGCTGGAGATCTTCAACGAGTCGAAGAAACCGCTGCCGCTGAGCGAGGTGACGCTGCGGTACTACTTCACGGCGGACGACGGCTCGTACGCCTTCAACTGCGTCCAGGCCGCCTTCGGCTGCTCCGGCCTCGCCGGGAGCGTCGTCGAGCTGGACAGGCCGACCGAGACCGCCGACCACTACCTGGAGATCCGGTTCACGGACGGCGCGGGCACACTGCGGCCGGGCGCCAACAGCAAGGGCATCGACCTGCAGCTGTACCGCGTCGACCACAAGAAGCTCGACCAGTCGGACGACCGCTCCTTCGACGCCGGCAAGAAGACGTACCAGGAGTCGAAGACGGTCACCGCGTACAAGCGCGGCGTCCTCGCCTGGGGTGAGCAGCCGGACGGCAGCACGCCGGACGACGACGCCAGGAACGCCCCCGGGGCCGATCCCGTGCCGGACGTCCCCTCCGGTGTCCTCTTCGACAACTTCCACTACACCGGCGCGAAGGACCCCGCCCTCTTCAAGCACGGCTGGCTGGTCCGCACCAGCGACGGCGGGCCCGGCATCGAGGACACGTGGTCGGCGGACGGTGTCACCTTCCCCGCGCAGAAGGACGCCCTGGGCGACGGCCAGGTGCTCAACCTGCGCGCGAGCACGGACGGCACCAAGGCCGGCACGACGCAGGCCAGCGTGGGCACCTCCGGCCGGGAGTTCCGCTCCGGGACCTACGCCGCCCGGATCCACTTCAGCGACGACCCCGCTTCCGGCAGGACCGGCGACCACGTCAACCAGACCTTCTACACGATCGGCGGCAAGGGCTCGACGTACAGCGAGCTCGACAACGAGTACATGCCGAACGGCGGTTGGGGGCGGCTCGGCCCCAAGCTGGACAACGTGACCTGGCACACCGTCGAGGACCGTGTGTAG